The segment AGTTATAGGAGTTAGCGGAGACTCCCAGGAGTCACATAAGAAGTTTAAGGAGAAGTACCAACTTCCGTTCACTCTAATAAGCGACGAAAACGATAAGATAAGGGAAACGTATGGGGCGAAAGGCCTATTAATTCCAGCTAGGGTTACCTTCGTCATTAATCCAGAGGGTAGAATAGTGTTGATCTACTCTTCTCAGATGAACCCCACTTCTCACGTTAAGGAGGTCCTAAATGTCCTCTCAAAAAAGTGAATCAAATCTATGACTCCACAGCTACTACCCTCGCCATGGCCCCGCTTCCGTTTCCAACCTTTATTGGTAAAGCTATTATAAGGTACTCCTTTCCTTCCTCCAGCTGTTCTAAGTTTGCCAAGTCCTCTATAACTATCACACCTTCTCCCAGAAGTCTCTTATGAACTTGAAAGTCGTTGTGATAGTAAGGCTCTATACCTAGCGTGTCTATACCTATTACCTTGACACCCTTAGACAGGAGGAATTCAGCGCCGTCCAATGAAAGTCCAGGGAATTCGTAAAGGAACTCCCTTGTGTATCCCCTCTTTTTGTCCCATCCCGTTCTTATCAATATTGTTTTACCGTTGTACTCGCTTTTCCACACCTCATTTAGCGCCTGAGAGTCTATTTCCTTTCCCTTAACCTTTGGGGTCACGCAGTATCCTTTGTTGATAAGCAAGCTTAGGTCAAGTTTATCCACAGTTAATCCGTTCTCGACAAAGTGATAAGGAGCGTCTATGTGAGTCCCAGTGTGCGTTACGAAAGATATTGACTCAACGTTGTATCCGTCCCTGCTCGCAATCCCTATCGGTTTAATCTCCACTAATGGGTTAGTAGGCCAGACAGGCATGTGAGGATAAAGGGTTACTGAAAGGTCATATATCTTTGGCATAATGTTAACTCACCTTTCCGGATTAGAAACTTTACTCATTCCTTAACGTTAAGATTTAAGCTAGAGGCTTCTAATCAATTTGTTGAACGTCCTTGCAATAGTTGATTTCGGGTTAACGGAGAGGACTGGAGGGTACAAGAGGAACTTCGAGATGATGAGAAGGTTGAGGAACCTCATAAACCTTGATATACTTCCTTCAGTGAGAAACGTGAGATTAGCGATTGATGGAAACAGAAGGGAACTAGTCTCTCTCCTTGAGAGTTTGAACGCTAGCCCGAGTTACGTTTTAGACTTGATTGAGAGGGTTGATTCGGTCGATGAGTACTTAGAGTCACTCAGGCAAAACAAGTATGACCTTGCCGTAGTTTATAGCAACTCCTCCGAGAACGTGAGGCTAGCTAGGAGAGTTTCTAAATCGATGATTGGAGTGCAGTTGCAATTGGAACCATTTTACGCTAACCCATCCACCCTGTTAAGGATAAAGTTTAGAGGTCCTACAGGGAGGGCAGCAATGAAGTTTAAGGAGGCTTTAGAGGAGTCTCGGAGAAGCGAGGAGGAATGGCTCTCCTTAATAAGAGGAGGTCACCTTAACTTTGTAATTTCAGTGAGTCACGTCCCGTTGGTGAACTCCGGGTTAGACAGGCTACTCGATTATGACGTAACTTTTCCAGCCAACTCTATAGACGAAGATATATTTAAGTATAGAAGGGAGAAGGAAGATTACGCGGTTTACTTCACCAGGCTCATGCCAGAAAAGGGGCTGTTTGAGGTCCCTCTCATTTGGAGGAAAGTTAACGATAGGAAGGACCTGAAGCTCTACGTTATAGGACAATTCATAGACCCTCAGGACGAGGAGGACTTCTTGAGGATGAGCAGGAGACTTAACGTGAACTTGGAATACTTAGGCTTCCTTGAGGGTAGGGAACTTTACGAGAGGGTTGCAAGTGCCCTCTTTACGCTATATCCATCTCATTACGATAGCTTCTCATTGGTTGTCTTAGAGTCTCTGGCTTTAAACACTCCAGTTATAACCTACGACACGCCAGCCATAAGGGAGATCTATAGCGGGGTCAAGGGAGTTTACTCCGTAAAAGAGGACAACATCCAGGAGATGGCGAACCTTTGCTTTAAGGACTTGGAGGTAAGATTTCCTGAGATTTACTCATCCTGGGATAAAGTGGCTAGGGCGGAGCTAGAGTCCATGTTAAAGGTTGTTAAGAAGTAAGACTTAAAAAGTCCTTTACGCTATCTGTTAACCTCTTCAGTTCAAGCCATGTGGAGAGTTAATTTGGACCTTTCTGACTTTAATTTAACTAATCCTAGGAAAATTTTATTTAGATAAAATTGATTTTAAATTTTTTGTTACTCGCCTTTGAATTGATGCCGATCCTTGCTAGTCTATAGAGGTTTTCTTTCAACTCCTCCTTTAAGGAAAGTCCAACGTTGCAAACTAGAAGGTTTAATGAACTTGACTCGATGTGCACTCACGAGAGACCTATCTAACTCACCTCCAATGCGAGAGAACGTCAAGAGTAAGCCAAAGAAGTACTTGAACGTGAGATCCAGGAAAAAGGCGGCTCACAAAAGATCATGGCGGGACGTTAGGCTCGCCTCTAACGCGTTAAACAAGGCGGACACTATGTGAGCCACGACCGTTAGGTCTTAATTATGTGACATCGTAATAGATCTCCTTGAGTGGAGGATCGTTAAACGATTGATAAGCCTTGACGTCTAAGTTGAGAGGTGAGGGACGCGGTTCAAGATTTTCCTGAACCCCGGTTAACATTATTAAACGATTCTGTGACCTTGTAGATTAAGGGGCCTAGGAAAAGCAAACTATAAAACGTTTAGGCGCCATTTCACATGTGAAAGTTCTTGTAATCTCTCCTCATCCGGACGATGAAACTCTATGTTGCGGAGGATCGATCCTGAATCACGTGAGAAGGGGAGATAAAGTAACTGTAGTTATAGTTACAGACGGGAGGTACGGATCACCTTCGCCAGAGCTCAGAGGTACTGAAGAACTAGTTGAGCTCAGGAAAAAGGAGGCGCTAATGGCCACCTCTAAGTTAGGAGTTGAGGACGTCAGGTTCCTGAACTTTGAGGACTCTAAGGTTATGATTAATCAGGACAAAATAATTAAAAAGATAGCGTCCGTAATTGGGGAAGGGCAGGACCTAATTTACTCGCCTTTACCGATGGACGGACATCAGGATCATGCTAGCCTTGGAAGGATTATGACTAAGTTAGCTCCTACCTCCCTGTTTTATTTGATCTGGATCCCAAGCGGGTTGAAAGCTCACTCGAGGAGAGTTGGACTCATTAAGCTCAGGAACTGGGAAAGGATAGAGAAAGATATTGAGAAGTTCAGGGAAGTTAAGTTGAGGGCTCTGGAGGAGTACAAAAGTCAGTTGGGCGGCTTCTCCGGAGACTTCCTTAGGAGACTCACAGCAGATCACGAGAGGTTTTATAGAAGGCCTTTAAGCGCACTTAGACGGTGAGTGCGACTCCTCGTCTCAAGCTAACTGAACCTTCTCCACGTCCCGTTAACTACCCAAACCGGTTCTTCAACAACATCTAACGCTATTGGATCTACCTTAAGCTCCTCTATTAACCTCTCGTTAACCCCTACTCCTATTCCTGGTTTATCTGGAACCTTTACCCTTCCCCCCTCTACGGGAGTCTCATTAAAGACTACGTCTCTCTTCCATGAGGGGAACCAATCGTAGAAGTTCTCCAGGAGGAGTAAGTTGGGTACTACCGAAGCCAGTTGTATAGAAACCGCGTTCTGAATTGAGCCGAACGCGTTGTGGAAAGCTATCTCCACGTCAAACGCCTCAGCTAAAGAAACGACCTTCTTACCTATGGTAACTCCACCGACGTTAGTGAGATCCGGTTGGAGGACGTCCACAATTCCCTCTCTTAGGTAGACAAGGGTTTCCTTAAGGCTTATCAATCTCTCCCCGAGAGCTACCTTTAGAGACGTATTGGCCCTGTACCTTCTATACCCTTCTAGGTCTTCGTGATGCAAGGGCTCCTCCATGAACAGAGGCCTGTACTTTTCTAGCCTCTTAGCTATCTCAATTGAGGAGTTAGCGTTGAACCTTCCGTGGTGCTCGATCATGATCTCAACTTCGTCTCCCACCGCCTCTCTGACCGCCTTAACTCTCTCCTCAGCTTCCATAAGGCCACGCTGGTCTATCCAGTCGAAGTAAGGACCGAACGGATCGAACTTGAGACCTTTGTACCCCTTGTTAACTACCGCTTTGGCTTCCCTTGCGAAGTCCTCCGGCGTGACGCAACCCTTATACCATCCGTTAGCGTAAACGGGGACGTAATCTCTGAACTTACCTCCTAACAGTTTGTGGATGGGAGCCCCTAGTTCCTTCCCTAAAATATCCCATAGGGCTATGTCTATCGCGCTCGTTGCGGTGGCCGACTCAAACGACCTAGTTAAGTAGAAGTCCTGTTTGTACCACTCGTGGTAGTTCCTCTCAACCGATATGTCCTTACCTATGAAGCCTTTGCTCACCTGTTGAATTGAACTAAAAACCGGCTTTACCCTTAAGGTAGGGACGGCCTCACCGTATCCCACGAGCCCGTTCGAGGTGGTTACCTTTACCAAAATCATCAATGAGGCCCAAGTGGCTGACCCCTTTTCCTTAGAGGATAGAACAATCGGTGTGATCTCTTGAATTCGCATGATATGTTTTAACCGATCTAAGTTATAACAGTTGTGATCTGTTCTATCTCCTTGAGTTGGAGACGGGGCATTTCATTAATTAGATTTTTAATTGATATATATCAGACAGTAAGTGTTTAAATTTTCTGTCTCCTAATTAGTCTACACATGCAAATCGTGAACAGGAACGTTAAGGCAATAAGGTGGTTCATAAACACTCAACTTTTAGGGAAGTGGTATAACGTTGCCTACGCAACCTTCAAGGTCACGTCTCGCTGTAACCTAAGGTGTACGTTCTGCAACCCATCATATTACTCAGGAACGTTGGAGGAGGGGAGCACAGAGCAGCTAAAGAAGGTTATAGATAACCTCAGGTCCTCTGTAATAGTCCTCTCCTTTGAAGGCGGCGAGCCCACCACAAGACCTGATATTCTAGAACTTTTAAAGTACGCTCATGACGGTTCGTTTTACGTTATGCTCACCACAAACGGTTACAAGTTGAACGACGCTGAATTCTTATCTAAGTTAGCTGAAAGGATTGACTTCCTTCACTACTCTATCGACGAATATCATTGGAACGTTAAGGCGTTGGATTCACTGTGTAAGTTCAGGGAGTACGGGCTTAAGGTGAACGTACAGACTGTGGTGACGAGATATAACATACACACCCTAGAGGAAAAGGTTAGGAAGGTGAGGGAGTGCGGGTATAAGATATTGTTGATGCCCGCGGTGGATTACCCTGACTCCAAGGTTAAGCTGGCTCCTGACAGGGAGTTATACTTTAGAACCCTCTCTTACCTCAAGAGAAAGTACGGTTCAACCTTAAACAACTCCTGGGGTTTCATTAAGGCCTTGGGAGGGGAACTCCCTAAGAAGTTGACTAGTTACGCCATCACGGTTTACCCTAACGGAGACTTACCTTATCCAGACGACATAAATGGGGAGATAATAGGTAACTTATCTAGAAACAGGTTGGAGGACCTTCTTAACTCCAAGAGGGCTCAGTACTTAAGAGAGAAGATGTTAGAGAACAGTGCCAGATACGAGTACTTACACCTGCAGACAGCTTCTTTCAACAACATTAGAGATTTGGCAGACTACGTCAGGGAGATGAGCAAGTGGGCGTTCACTGGAAGAGCCTAGTGGAAGGGGAGCGTAAAAGCATTAATATGGGGCTAACATCATATCATTATGAAGGCTGTTGTTGTCAACCCTCCTAATGCGGGGGTTGAGGTAAGGGACGTACCGAGTGAACCTCCTTCACAAGGTAAGGTCTTGATAAGGACGAGGTTGAACGGTCTCTGCGGAACTGATCGAGGAATAGTTTCTGGAAAGCTAACCTTCTCAAGGCCTCCATTAGGTTACAATTACTTGATTCTTGGTCACGAGACCCTAGGAGAGGTAGTTGAGGGAAATGGGAGGTTGAGGAAGGGAGACCTAGTTGTCCCAGTTGTCAGGAGAGGATGCGGCTCGTGTTTGAACTGCAATCTAGGCCGACAGGACTTCTGTGAGACGGGCAACTTCACTGAGATAGGGATAAGGGGGGCGCACGGAACTATGAGGGAGGAGTTCCTCGATGAGGAGAGGTATCTAGTCAAGGTACCTAACTCACTGGGAGAACTAGGAGTTCTTCTAGAGCCGCTCTCTAATGTGGTGAAGGCCCTGAACGAAGTGGAATACGTTCAGAGGAGAATGTGGTGGAGGTGTGGGGACTCCACTTACTCCTGTATGACGGCAGCTGTTCTAGGAAGCGGACCCATAGGCCTCCTCTTCTCTTTAGCCCTAAAGACTATGGGCTTCAACGTTATAGTAGCTAACAGAAGACCACCGTCTGAGGTGGAGAGCGAGATTGTGGAGGGAATAGATGCGAAGTTCGTCAACACTTCAGAGAAGGTAGACATAAGGCCCGATCTCCTAGTGGACACTTCAGGTCATCCATCTGCTTTCATTCCGGTCTTACCCAAAATGAAGAAGAACGGGGCGCTAATCCTTTTCGGGACGACCGGGAACGAGAGCTACGGAATGACCGCCGAGGACGTAACTACCTTAGTCGAGAACAACATCTTGATCGTGGGGAGCGTTAACGCCTCTAAGTCGGATTTTGAGGCGGGAGTGAATTTCCTCCTCAACTGGAAAGCGAAGTACTCAAACCTGTTAGAGAAATTGATTACGAAAAGGGTGAAGGTGGAGGAAGCCCCAGATGTTCTAACCAGGAAGTTACCAGGAGAGATAAAGACGGTTATAGAGTGGAAGTAACGGTCGAAGTGAGCTCTATGGATAAGACAGAGTTGTTTTACGTCATATCTGGGATCTTGTTCCTCACAGTCTTCGGAGTCTACCTGACCCTTAGCGATTTAGAAGTTGGAATATTTTTAACTATCATCTCGTTGGTCTGGGCAATCTCGATGTATGCGTTCATGATAAAGTTCTGGAAGGAGGAGTAGGGCTCATCTCCTCTCAACGCACTGTTCAATGAACCCAACTATCATGGACATCTCCTCTGCGGTGTACTCAGGATAATTTACGTTATGTCCCGACTTATCGTTAACGAAGAGGTAGACCAAGTTTCCCAGTTCCTTCGATTTCGCGACGTACTTGAGCGCGTGCATTGGGTGCACCCTGTCATCGTTCAGTCCGGTGTAAACTAGGACAGGAGGGAGGCCCCTTCTAAGGTTGTGATAGGGACTGTAGCTTAGAAGCAGATCGCTTTCAGTCTCGGGGTTACCATATTCGTGAATCCAATACATTCCTGCCAAGAACTTATGAAACCTCAACATGTCCAAAACTGGGTACCCTATCACTCCACAGTCGACCAAGTTTGGGTAGAAGTTAACGGTTGCCCCTACGAGCAGTCCACCGTTGCTGGCGCCCATCGCTATCGTCTTCCCTCCCATCATTTTCACTACCTTAAGGAACTCTGAGAAGTCCTTGAAAACGTTCATCTTGTTTCTGAGCATTCCCATCTTGTGCCACTCCTCGCCTCTCTCGAACCCACCTCTAAGGTTCGTCACTAGGACCGAGAACCCGGAGTTCAGAAGTTCTCTAAATAACGTATTGAAGTTTGGCAGTAACGGGACGGCAAAACCTCCATAGCCATAAACTATCACACCTTTGTTACCTCCTTTACTAATTAAGAATCCGTGAAGCGTCTCCTCTCCCTTCACGAAGATGTCCTTCACATCAACTTCGTCCTTTAGGCCTTCCCTTAGGATCTCGGCCCTTCCGTTCCTCACCCTCAACAGGCGATAGGAATAAGTGAAAGACGTCTCCAAAGCGTATACGTCCTCCCTAGAGAGATCAAAGGACATCACGTTCTCACCAGGATAAACCCAGACCTCTGTACTTTCTAGAGAGTACTCAACTAAGCTCGTTCTGTAATCTCTTATCTCCTCCACTATAACTCCTCTATCATGAACCTTCATGTCTAGCACAGGGTAGTTTAGTTTAAACCTCCTCTCTCCGTTTACGTACAAGAAGTTGTCCTTAACGTAATAGACTTTTCCGCCTTTCATGTCTACGGACGTTATGTTCCCCTCATCCATCACGTTGAGATCCTGATCGTATAGAACTTTATGACTCCAGCCAACACCCTTTACGAGGAGAAGACGATCTCCCTCAGCTTTTACAGAGACCCACTCCCCTCTTGATGGGTAGAAAGGAAACATCTTCCCTCCGCAAAAAACTCTCTCCACCACTGGTTCCACACCGTCAGGTGAACTTTCCGTCCGAAACTCCTTAACGTAACATAGCTCTCCTCTATAATAGAACACGTCACCTATCAACCCGTCAATCCTCTTAACGACATTTACGCCCTCCATCAACAACGAGTAGCCTTCGTCAGAGCCCCTGATACCAACGCCTAATTTCACTTGATCTGAGTTCCACACCCTTGATAAGGAGTTAAAAGTCTCATCCTTGTTCTTAGACTTGAACTTGTTTCCGTTCACCTCTAGCACTACCCCCTCCCTAGATCTGATCAGGAGCGCTATCCCATATCTAGTTGCAATGAGGTCCAACGGCATCTCTTGAGTTAGTTTTTCTAGGATTGAGCCGAAGTGATCTTTAGCCCTTGTCCTCAGAAAGGAGGACTCCTCGTTGCTTCTAGCTATGAAGTCCTTTGTTCTGGGATCGTCTAGGTCCTCTAAGTACTCTAAGGGATCCATAAGGTGTCTAAACATCTAGGTTTAAATGTAAACAGGTTAGCTCTCCATTACCTTTCCCTTCACTAGTACCGTTAGCTTTTCTCCTAAAGAGGAGATCTCTCCCTTGCTCTCCTCTAGGTCCCCGTCCCTTAAAATAAGTTCAACTTTATTGACTCCATCCGTTAATATTACTTTAACCGGGGAGTTAACACTCCATATCATGGCCTCCTCGAGGACGTCGTCGAGCTCTGACTTATCTACCTTCTTTGCCAACAAGGTTTTCATCTCCAGCAGGTCGCTATCAGACCTCCTTTGCTGAGATCCTCCGGTCCCGTAAGTTAGCTTTGGAGAGGACTCTAAATCCCTTTTGAATATTTCTACACCTCTCTTATAGAACTCCTCAGTTTGCCTTTTCGCTATCCTCTCGAAAGGTCCATGGTAAAAGAAGGTTAACCTAACGACAGTCCTC is part of the Metallosphaera cuprina Ar-4 genome and harbors:
- a CDS encoding peroxiredoxin, which translates into the protein MKLKVGDLAPNFEGINEAGEKVSLSDFKGKYVVLYFYPKDDTPGCRAEALSFKENWDEIIKRGAVVIGVSGDSQESHKKFKEKYQLPFTLISDENDKIRETYGAKGLLIPARVTFVINPEGRIVLIYSSQMNPTSHVKEVLNVLSKK
- a CDS encoding cyclase family protein, giving the protein MPKIYDLSVTLYPHMPVWPTNPLVEIKPIGIASRDGYNVESISFVTHTGTHIDAPYHFVENGLTVDKLDLSLLINKGYCVTPKVKGKEIDSQALNEVWKSEYNGKTILIRTGWDKKRGYTREFLYEFPGLSLDGAEFLLSKGVKVIGIDTLGIEPYYHNDFQVHKRLLGEGVIVIEDLANLEQLEEGKEYLIIALPIKVGNGSGAMARVVAVES
- a CDS encoding glycosyltransferase family 4 protein; the encoded protein is MNVLAIVDFGLTERTGGYKRNFEMMRRLRNLINLDILPSVRNVRLAIDGNRRELVSLLESLNASPSYVLDLIERVDSVDEYLESLRQNKYDLAVVYSNSSENVRLARRVSKSMIGVQLQLEPFYANPSTLLRIKFRGPTGRAAMKFKEALEESRRSEEEWLSLIRGGHLNFVISVSHVPLVNSGLDRLLDYDVTFPANSIDEDIFKYRREKEDYAVYFTRLMPEKGLFEVPLIWRKVNDRKDLKLYVIGQFIDPQDEEDFLRMSRRLNVNLEYLGFLEGRELYERVASALFTLYPSHYDSFSLVVLESLALNTPVITYDTPAIREIYSGVKGVYSVKEDNIQEMANLCFKDLEVRFPEIYSSWDKVARAELESMLKVVKK
- a CDS encoding PIG-L deacetylase family protein, with translation MKVLVISPHPDDETLCCGGSILNHVRRGDKVTVVIVTDGRYGSPSPELRGTEELVELRKKEALMATSKLGVEDVRFLNFEDSKVMINQDKIIKKIASVIGEGQDLIYSPLPMDGHQDHASLGRIMTKLAPTSLFYLIWIPSGLKAHSRRVGLIKLRNWERIEKDIEKFREVKLRALEEYKSQLGGFSGDFLRRLTADHERFYRRPLSALRR
- a CDS encoding mandelate racemase/muconate lactonizing enzyme family protein yields the protein MRIQEITPIVLSSKEKGSATWASLMILVKVTTSNGLVGYGEAVPTLRVKPVFSSIQQVSKGFIGKDISVERNYHEWYKQDFYLTRSFESATATSAIDIALWDILGKELGAPIHKLLGGKFRDYVPVYANGWYKGCVTPEDFAREAKAVVNKGYKGLKFDPFGPYFDWIDQRGLMEAEERVKAVREAVGDEVEIMIEHHGRFNANSSIEIAKRLEKYRPLFMEEPLHHEDLEGYRRYRANTSLKVALGERLISLKETLVYLREGIVDVLQPDLTNVGGVTIGKKVVSLAEAFDVEIAFHNAFGSIQNAVSIQLASVVPNLLLLENFYDWFPSWKRDVVFNETPVEGGRVKVPDKPGIGVGVNERLIEELKVDPIALDVVEEPVWVVNGTWRRFS
- a CDS encoding radical SAM protein; this translates as MNRNVKAIRWFINTQLLGKWYNVAYATFKVTSRCNLRCTFCNPSYYSGTLEEGSTEQLKKVIDNLRSSVIVLSFEGGEPTTRPDILELLKYAHDGSFYVMLTTNGYKLNDAEFLSKLAERIDFLHYSIDEYHWNVKALDSLCKFREYGLKVNVQTVVTRYNIHTLEEKVRKVRECGYKILLMPAVDYPDSKVKLAPDRELYFRTLSYLKRKYGSTLNNSWGFIKALGGELPKKLTSYAITVYPNGDLPYPDDINGEIIGNLSRNRLEDLLNSKRAQYLREKMLENSARYEYLHLQTASFNNIRDLADYVREMSKWAFTGRA
- a CDS encoding glucose 1-dehydrogenase, yielding MKAVVVNPPNAGVEVRDVPSEPPSQGKVLIRTRLNGLCGTDRGIVSGKLTFSRPPLGYNYLILGHETLGEVVEGNGRLRKGDLVVPVVRRGCGSCLNCNLGRQDFCETGNFTEIGIRGAHGTMREEFLDEERYLVKVPNSLGELGVLLEPLSNVVKALNEVEYVQRRMWWRCGDSTYSCMTAAVLGSGPIGLLFSLALKTMGFNVIVANRRPPSEVESEIVEGIDAKFVNTSEKVDIRPDLLVDTSGHPSAFIPVLPKMKKNGALILFGTTGNESYGMTAEDVTTLVENNILIVGSVNASKSDFEAGVNFLLNWKAKYSNLLEKLITKRVKVEEAPDVLTRKLPGEIKTVIEWK
- a CDS encoding prolyl oligopeptidase family serine peptidase; its protein translation is MDPLEYLEDLDDPRTKDFIARSNEESSFLRTRAKDHFGSILEKLTQEMPLDLIATRYGIALLIRSREGVVLEVNGNKFKSKNKDETFNSLSRVWNSDQVKLGVGIRGSDEGYSLLMEGVNVVKRIDGLIGDVFYYRGELCYVKEFRTESSPDGVEPVVERVFCGGKMFPFYPSRGEWVSVKAEGDRLLLVKGVGWSHKVLYDQDLNVMDEGNITSVDMKGGKVYYVKDNFLYVNGERRFKLNYPVLDMKVHDRGVIVEEIRDYRTSLVEYSLESTEVWVYPGENVMSFDLSREDVYALETSFTYSYRLLRVRNGRAEILREGLKDEVDVKDIFVKGEETLHGFLISKGGNKGVIVYGYGGFAVPLLPNFNTLFRELLNSGFSVLVTNLRGGFERGEEWHKMGMLRNKMNVFKDFSEFLKVVKMMGGKTIAMGASNGGLLVGATVNFYPNLVDCGVIGYPVLDMLRFHKFLAGMYWIHEYGNPETESDLLLSYSPYHNLRRGLPPVLVYTGLNDDRVHPMHALKYVAKSKELGNLVYLFVNDKSGHNVNYPEYTAEEMSMIVGFIEQCVERR